One Phycisphaerae bacterium DNA segment encodes these proteins:
- a CDS encoding class I SAM-dependent methyltransferase gives MNHSDFYDVFFKKIRHKINFTTRILIHEILNCVKKTDSRGNPDFRILELGCGRGLLAAKLLRFGKVKAVDLAEKTIEDNRKFYPEIEFEVADLSKPIRFDTQFDMVVSMEVIEHLPYNLQEQLIKNAYDSLKTGGHLILTTPNKTAQQEHKIKLFQPIEDHLTVQEIEKLVAKYFVIINIFTVIYRFKSRFIDILWKRLFYFINIYWFQNFIKKKNCGLHTVVFAKKAEIS, from the coding sequence ATGAACCATTCAGATTTTTACGATGTGTTTTTTAAAAAAATCAGGCACAAAATCAATTTTACTACCCGGATTTTAATTCATGAAATTCTGAATTGTGTTAAAAAAACAGATTCGCGAGGCAACCCTGATTTTAGAATTCTCGAATTAGGCTGCGGCAGAGGATTGCTGGCGGCGAAGCTTTTGCGATTTGGAAAAGTGAAAGCAGTTGACCTGGCAGAAAAAACAATAGAAGATAACAGAAAATTTTATCCGGAGATAGAATTTGAGGTTGCAGATTTATCCAAACCAATCCGTTTCGATACACAATTCGACATGGTTGTTTCTATGGAGGTAATAGAGCACCTTCCATATAACCTGCAGGAACAACTCATCAAAAATGCATACGACTCTCTTAAAACAGGCGGCCATCTCATTCTGACTACGCCGAACAAAACAGCACAACAGGAACATAAGATAAAATTATTTCAGCCAATTGAAGATCATTTAACCGTCCAGGAGATAGAAAAATTAGTCGCAAAATATTTTGTCATTATCAATATCTTTACGGTAATATACCGTTTTAAGTCGAGATTTATTGATATTCTCTGGAAAAGATTATTTTATTTTATAAATATTTATTGGTTTCAAAATTTTATTAAGAAAAAAAATTGCGGTTTGCATACAGTAGTCTTCGCGAAAAAGGCTGAAATATCTTAA
- a CDS encoding methyltransferase domain-containing protein — MSEDIRMNHKFAEILLCPSCGKSGLTRLQNQYICDLCKVKYSDYEGIPAVLTEDFRKDKYNKMIVLTDNRKHWKRQAVWGNQIDGIIPDGSGFFLDLACGGGRKDWIESKGYSYIGLDYYLDYGTNLLANSMNIPFKDNTISVCSSISAMEHFPDPWSACNEIFRVIKPGGLYIGSVAFLQPFHERSYYHMTHLGVKYMLKKSGFTIEQIIPFKKNGFSFLIERLLIIKQPVSFLADLVFNAIMFLRKIGARFISRFYRKNEAKSHRISQFIAEEKIRFTSGFIYIARKPEK; from the coding sequence ATGAGTGAAGATATCAGGATGAATCATAAGTTCGCTGAAATACTTTTGTGCCCTTCCTGCGGAAAGTCCGGACTTACGAGGCTGCAAAATCAATATATCTGCGATTTATGCAAGGTCAAATATTCCGATTATGAAGGCATTCCTGCCGTTTTAACTGAAGATTTCCGTAAAGATAAATATAATAAAATGATTGTCCTGACAGATAATCGTAAACACTGGAAACGACAGGCTGTCTGGGGGAACCAAATTGACGGTATAATTCCAGATGGGTCAGGATTTTTCCTCGATTTAGCCTGCGGGGGCGGCAGAAAAGACTGGATAGAATCAAAAGGCTATAGTTATATAGGTCTGGATTATTATCTGGATTACGGAACCAATCTTCTGGCAAACAGTATGAATATTCCTTTTAAGGATAATACGATTTCCGTATGTTCTTCTATTTCCGCTATGGAACATTTTCCCGACCCCTGGTCTGCATGCAATGAAATATTCCGTGTAATTAAACCGGGCGGTTTGTATATAGGCTCAGTAGCATTCCTGCAGCCCTTTCATGAACGCTCCTATTATCACATGACACATCTGGGAGTAAAATATATGCTCAAAAAAAGCGGCTTTACAATAGAACAAATAATACCTTTTAAAAAAAACGGGTTCAGTTTTCTCATAGAAAGGCTGTTAATAATAAAACAGCCTGTTTCTTTTTTGGCAGATTTAGTCTTCAATGCCATTATGTTTTTGAGAAAAATTGGAGCCCGGTTTATAAGCAGGTTTTATAGAAAAAATGAAGCCAAGTCTCACAGGATATCACAATTTATAGCTGAAGAGAAAATTCGTTTTACTTCGGGTTTTATCTACATTGCCAGAAAGCCGGAAAAATAA
- a CDS encoding glycosyltransferase family 4 protein, translated as MDFEIVCCVALGDAQVYHHLMPISLHPVVTKIWIIRHKNVQTGNIPKAELLKVSRFKPLRFIQMYRLSRKLAQRKEVKAFVSFNPIPYGIISYLGARKFNKPVHFGFIGADWYRMSKAKGWNFLQKILRNGSFFTATGESMKNEMTEYGYEREKISVLPHSIDINKFKVSELKTIKYDCLYVGQLIHRKRVDIILKAFAEVLKQNPGRRLCIVGGGHLSGELKSLTKKLNIEGNVDFAGHTNDVSMYFSQSKIFVMASYMEGFPFAMVEAMCSGLVPVTTPVGTITDIVKHNEMGLIYKQNDIAGLGKCIDKLINDSAIYTRIRNNLIMTRNNFSYESALTVWDKWFRQLN; from the coding sequence ATGGATTTTGAAATTGTATGTTGTGTTGCTTTAGGTGACGCCCAGGTCTATCATCATCTTATGCCGATATCTCTCCATCCTGTGGTGACCAAAATATGGATTATTCGGCACAAAAATGTCCAAACCGGTAACATCCCAAAAGCAGAGCTGCTGAAGGTATCGCGATTCAAACCTTTACGGTTTATTCAGATGTATCGCCTGAGCCGAAAATTAGCCCAAAGAAAAGAAGTTAAAGCATTCGTCTCATTCAATCCCATACCCTACGGCATTATTTCATATTTAGGGGCAAGAAAATTTAATAAGCCGGTTCATTTCGGTTTTATAGGTGCTGACTGGTACAGAATGTCAAAGGCAAAAGGATGGAATTTTTTGCAAAAGATACTTCGCAACGGCTCCTTTTTTACGGCTACCGGCGAAAGTATGAAAAACGAAATGACGGAATACGGCTACGAAAGAGAAAAAATCAGCGTTCTTCCTCACAGTATAGATATAAATAAGTTTAAAGTTTCAGAATTGAAAACAATAAAGTATGACTGTCTCTATGTGGGACAACTGATTCACAGAAAAAGAGTTGACATAATACTTAAAGCTTTTGCCGAAGTTTTGAAGCAGAATCCCGGCAGAAGACTTTGTATCGTGGGAGGCGGACATCTTTCCGGGGAACTGAAATCGCTGACAAAAAAACTAAACATAGAGGGTAATGTCGATTTCGCAGGCCATACAAATGATGTTTCAATGTATTTTTCACAATCAAAAATTTTTGTTATGGCTTCCTATATGGAAGGATTTCCTTTTGCCATGGTTGAAGCTATGTGCAGCGGTTTGGTTCCGGTTACCACACCTGTCGGCACAATAACAGACATTGTAAAACACAACGAAATGGGTTTGATTTATAAGCAAAATGACATTGCCGGATTGGGCAAATGCATCGATAAACTAATCAACGATTCCGCAATTTATACACGAATCCGGAATAACTTGATAATGACCAGGAATAATTTTTCTTACGAATCCGCGCTAACGGTTTGGGACAAATGGTTCCGTCAATTGAACTGA
- a CDS encoding glycosyltransferase family 39 protein has product MTTKIQSKEQISGVNYWVCVIGIIIFMACLESREINRPLDGLHSWAQATGAWATRVHIKYGLSYTKGLTTWAVGDPPKANPKKYLDHPQLSILLAWLFCSIVGVSEFTLRLLAISVSIVTMALFMLMLKKLMEPVTALLAGLLYAVFPLTGYFYTGSWTTLFGFSAIYCYLVIIKAFANAPEPKKYHKIGLAAGIFLCLQVNWVGFFYAMAIGVHYVFRCIKRKEYPSFVLLAIMVFSPAISMIITFSIMLAGYGGDISKIFELYKWRAGKGEMQQMQSFDWSLWFGKLWEFSLTNYTLPVVMIAILYITIGQFFVFSKDPDPLTGRRSRQFPQFWLFFMVPFFALFILRGCLWRHQTWLVPLTPCVAIAASLGICMVWDYLKKISFKIALVAVLAILSICTSYCIAGTNYYYAIRWQPEAKIKMFQMLNSRIPPDKYLLSFDPFIVNQNESKGAFYRPEIAWYLDREIIQATRLEEVTEAAKTGKYPFYLMPLSLGDPQTDAYLNNLSKQLGQLYKYEYIPGVSGEMDGRGRFLKAGMSNYLLFDLQKPVK; this is encoded by the coding sequence ATGACCACTAAAATTCAAAGTAAAGAACAGATATCCGGTGTTAATTACTGGGTGTGCGTGATTGGGATTATTATATTTATGGCATGTCTGGAAAGCAGGGAAATTAACAGGCCTTTAGACGGGTTGCATAGCTGGGCACAGGCAACCGGCGCGTGGGCCACACGGGTTCACATCAAGTATGGTTTATCTTATACAAAAGGTTTAACTACATGGGCAGTTGGCGACCCGCCTAAAGCAAATCCGAAAAAGTATCTCGACCATCCGCAGCTTAGCATTTTGCTTGCCTGGCTTTTCTGTTCAATAGTCGGCGTCAGTGAATTTACATTACGGCTGCTTGCAATTTCAGTGTCAATCGTAACGATGGCATTGTTTATGTTAATGCTGAAGAAACTTATGGAACCAGTGACTGCACTTCTTGCAGGTCTTCTTTATGCCGTCTTTCCCCTGACCGGTTATTTTTATACCGGAAGCTGGACGACATTATTCGGCTTTTCGGCGATATATTGCTACCTTGTTATTATAAAGGCATTTGCAAATGCGCCCGAGCCAAAGAAGTATCACAAAATCGGTCTGGCGGCCGGTATCTTTCTATGTCTGCAGGTTAATTGGGTGGGCTTTTTCTATGCCATGGCAATCGGAGTGCATTATGTTTTCAGATGTATTAAAAGAAAAGAATATCCTTCATTTGTGCTGCTTGCGATTATGGTGTTTTCGCCGGCAATTAGTATGATTATTACTTTCTCTATTATGCTGGCAGGATATGGCGGAGATATTTCAAAAATATTTGAGCTTTATAAATGGCGTGCTGGTAAAGGCGAAATGCAGCAAATGCAGAGCTTCGACTGGTCTTTATGGTTTGGCAAACTATGGGAATTTTCACTCACGAATTATACATTGCCTGTTGTGATGATCGCGATCCTTTATATAACAATCGGTCAATTCTTTGTTTTTTCGAAAGACCCCGACCCCCTGACCGGCAGAAGGAGCAGACAGTTCCCGCAATTCTGGCTTTTCTTTATGGTTCCGTTTTTTGCATTGTTTATTCTTCGCGGCTGCCTTTGGCGGCACCAGACATGGCTGGTGCCTTTAACTCCCTGTGTTGCAATTGCGGCATCGCTGGGTATTTGTATGGTTTGGGACTACCTCAAAAAAATTAGTTTCAAAATAGCTCTTGTCGCAGTCCTGGCGATTTTAAGTATATGCACAAGCTACTGTATCGCCGGCACAAATTATTATTATGCGATTCGGTGGCAGCCGGAAGCAAAGATTAAAATGTTTCAAATGCTTAACTCACGAATACCGCCTGATAAATATCTGCTCAGTTTCGACCCGTTCATTGTCAATCAGAACGAATCGAAAGGTGCATTCTATCGTCCTGAAATAGCGTGGTATCTCGACCGTGAAATTATTCAGGCAACGAGGCTCGAAGAAGTTACTGAAGCTGCCAAGACCGGTAAATATCCGTTTTATCTTATGCCGTTATCCTTAGGCGACCCGCAGACAGACGCATACCTTAACAATCTCAGCAAACAGCTTGGGCAGCTTTATAAATATGAATACATCCCCGGCGTTTCCGGCGAGATGGACGGCAGAGGCAGATTCCTGAAAGCAGGCATGTCGAATTATCTTCTTTTTGACTTGCAAAAGCCCGTGAAATAA
- a CDS encoding DUF354 domain-containing protein produces the protein MRFIFDLGHPAHFHLFKNAIIELEKAGHEVHIVARQKDCLTSLLDKAGLKYIAIPRSKTGLLASGIQNIRTFRTVYKIARQKPTDFIVGTSLVAPYAAGLVGAKSIIFNADDSKVVPLFTKLAYPFAHYIVTPESLNDDYGKKHIKHPSLHELAYLHPDRFQPNRNILKELGVGENEKYFLVRLVSLTAHHDIGEKGLSSEQAHLIVNKLLKHGKVFISAEKVLEKEFEPYLLKVDVDKIFDVMAFAQIVVGDSQTMIRESAVLGTPSIRCNTFVGRLSVIEDLQNKGLTCGFLPKDFDKLLECLDNWLANDKIKEQVRLKRDKFLGQKVDLTGWMIDFFEKLYNDKQRQKP, from the coding sequence ATGAGATTTATTTTCGACCTTGGACATCCTGCGCATTTTCATCTTTTTAAAAATGCAATAATCGAGCTGGAAAAAGCCGGTCATGAAGTACATATAGTCGCCCGCCAGAAGGACTGCCTGACCTCTCTTCTCGACAAAGCAGGCTTAAAATACATCGCTATACCCCGCAGCAAAACCGGACTTTTGGCTTCGGGCATACAAAATATCAGGACCTTTCGGACGGTGTATAAAATCGCCAGGCAAAAACCGACGGATTTTATTGTCGGCACATCTTTGGTGGCGCCTTACGCCGCAGGGCTTGTCGGGGCGAAATCAATAATATTTAACGCAGATGACTCAAAGGTGGTTCCGCTTTTTACAAAACTGGCTTATCCATTTGCGCACTATATCGTGACTCCTGAGAGTTTAAATGATGATTACGGAAAGAAACACATTAAACATCCAAGCCTGCACGAACTGGCGTATCTTCATCCTGACAGGTTCCAGCCGAATCGCAATATTTTAAAGGAGCTTGGCGTCGGTGAGAATGAAAAATATTTTCTTGTCCGGCTTGTTTCGCTCACGGCTCATCATGATATCGGCGAAAAAGGGCTGTCGTCCGAGCAGGCTCATCTGATTGTGAATAAACTTTTAAAACACGGCAAAGTTTTCATAAGCGCCGAAAAGGTTTTGGAAAAGGAATTTGAGCCTTATCTTTTGAAAGTCGATGTCGATAAAATTTTTGACGTGATGGCTTTTGCGCAAATAGTAGTCGGGGACAGCCAGACGATGATTAGGGAATCCGCGGTTCTGGGTACGCCTTCGATAAGATGCAATACATTTGTAGGCAGACTTTCAGTTATCGAAGACCTGCAGAATAAAGGGCTGACCTGCGGATTTTTGCCCAAAGATTTTGACAAACTTCTCGAGTGCCTGGACAACTGGCTGGCCAATGATAAGATTAAAGAGCAGGTTCGGCTAAAACGCGATAAATTCCTGGGGCAAAAAGTTGACCTGACAGGATGGATGATAGATTTTTTTGAAAAGTTATATAACGATAAACAACGGCAGAAACCATAA
- a CDS encoding glycosyltransferase family 2 protein yields MYKNKSVCVVVPAYNEEVLICRVIETMPDFVDKIVIVDDRSSDRTAEVVRQYAEKQGGRIVLIVHEKNQGVGAAIATGYKWAKENKIFATAVMAGDAQMDPKDLPALLDPVVNGEIDYSKGNRLFTGNAWNIIPKVRYLGNSFLSLFTKIASGYWHIADSQTGYTVMNLKALELIDIDKIYKRYGMPNDVLVKLNIYNMKVRDVPIKPIYNIGEDSGIKIHAVVPKLSWLLLKCFLYRMKEKYIIRDFHPLIFFYAFGLLFDIATVALFVRVFYKWFTDGHIPPINALAAMFCFITAIQFTLFAMWFDMESNKDLK; encoded by the coding sequence ATGTATAAGAATAAAAGCGTTTGTGTGGTAGTGCCCGCGTATAACGAAGAAGTGCTTATATGCAGGGTAATAGAGACAATGCCTGATTTTGTCGATAAGATTGTCATTGTGGACGACAGGAGCAGCGACAGAACCGCCGAGGTTGTCAGGCAGTATGCCGAAAAGCAGGGCGGCAGAATCGTCCTTATAGTCCACGAGAAAAATCAGGGAGTAGGCGCGGCGATTGCCACAGGCTATAAGTGGGCGAAAGAAAATAAAATATTCGCGACGGCTGTAATGGCCGGCGATGCGCAGATGGATCCTAAGGATTTGCCTGCACTGCTTGACCCTGTTGTGAACGGTGAAATCGACTATTCCAAAGGCAATCGTCTGTTTACCGGAAACGCATGGAACATAATTCCCAAAGTCAGGTATCTTGGTAATTCGTTTCTTTCGCTATTTACTAAAATCGCAAGCGGATACTGGCATATCGCGGATTCACAGACCGGTTATACCGTGATGAATCTTAAGGCGCTGGAACTTATAGACATCGACAAAATATATAAGCGTTATGGTATGCCGAACGATGTGCTTGTAAAACTTAACATTTACAATATGAAGGTTCGCGATGTGCCGATAAAACCGATTTATAACATCGGCGAAGACAGCGGAATAAAAATTCACGCGGTCGTGCCGAAACTTTCATGGCTCCTGCTGAAATGCTTTTTATACAGGATGAAGGAAAAATATATTATCAGAGATTTTCATCCGCTGATTTTCTTTTATGCTTTCGGTTTGTTATTCGATATTGCGACGGTGGCGCTGTTTGTCAGGGTGTTTTATAAATGGTTTACCGATGGACATATTCCGCCGATAAATGCGCTGGCGGCGATGTTCTGCTTTATCACGGCAATACAGTTTACGCTTTTCGCGATGTGGTTCGATATGGAATCCAACAAGGATTTGAAATGA
- a CDS encoding site-2 protease family protein, which produces MSEQSNLKSKNYINALILLVIVALAIYYISGHFSKSSSIIMSLVGLGTVIFIHELGHFIAGKLSDVRVEAFAVGFGTVVVGFKKCENYLRFRIFPTILLKENDPDEEGLLCIKVPFGGKAGETEYQLRIFPVGGFVKLLGQEDVGSDKPSDDPRSFLNKPIWKRIIVGSAGVAMNVILAGILFVIVFTVGIRMMPAVVGDCIPGYPADKAGLKAGDEIIEVDGKRNLDFRGMAIAAAFSGRNEPVSLKVQRTDGSIEDISIVAENMPGLGFRGFGIMPASSLEIAKVETPEVLLEQTGLKEGDVLADIDGEKIEKFWQYSDKMQAVFEPMVTLSFQRPGQTEPVVFKDRLEYIAYMEYQEDGTFVPAQFCGLIPRLKIISIEKSDVNEILHKGDVIVQIEDVPNPTYKELRQATVANLGEELSMVVLRDNELVEAKVTPRDEQGRAVIGIGVGLDVNSPVIASAADMNSPVFTNLPRGAEIVTIAGEKVNNYFDIVAVLEKNRGKTVKVDYSSVINDGDIRLAVPSEGDLYAVRGLTFYDIPFKPMTKLFRAAGKADALKMGARKTVEFIAQTYMTIKGLIIGDVSPKSLMGPVGMIAASSKIIADKDYIQYIHFMGIISACLAVMNFLPLPILDGGLVVLLIIEKIKGSPVHSKVQEGLVYIGLALIGALFIMITYNDIIRVFFSR; this is translated from the coding sequence ATGTCTGAACAAAGTAATTTAAAATCGAAAAATTATATAAACGCCCTGATACTTTTGGTGATAGTTGCATTGGCAATTTATTACATTTCAGGACACTTCAGCAAAAGCAGCAGTATAATTATGTCGTTAGTCGGGCTTGGCACGGTGATTTTCATTCATGAACTGGGCCATTTTATCGCGGGCAAATTATCCGATGTCAGAGTTGAAGCATTCGCGGTAGGATTCGGAACGGTTGTAGTGGGTTTTAAGAAATGCGAAAATTATCTTAGATTCAGAATCTTTCCCACTATCCTGCTGAAAGAAAACGACCCTGACGAAGAGGGACTGTTGTGTATTAAAGTACCATTCGGCGGCAAGGCCGGCGAGACAGAATATCAGTTGCGGATTTTCCCCGTGGGCGGCTTCGTAAAACTTCTCGGTCAGGAAGATGTCGGCTCCGACAAGCCAAGCGACGACCCGCGTTCATTTTTGAACAAACCGATATGGAAAAGAATCATTGTCGGTTCGGCAGGCGTAGCGATGAACGTTATACTGGCGGGAATACTTTTCGTTATTGTTTTTACGGTAGGTATCAGGATGATGCCCGCGGTCGTAGGCGATTGTATTCCGGGGTATCCCGCGGACAAGGCCGGACTGAAAGCAGGCGATGAAATAATCGAGGTCGATGGAAAAAGAAATCTCGACTTCAGGGGAATGGCTATCGCCGCGGCTTTTTCAGGAAGAAACGAGCCTGTCAGTTTGAAGGTACAACGGACGGACGGCAGTATCGAGGATATTTCAATCGTAGCGGAAAATATGCCGGGGCTTGGATTCAGAGGATTCGGCATAATGCCGGCAAGTTCTCTTGAAATAGCAAAGGTTGAAACCCCGGAAGTTTTATTAGAGCAAACCGGACTCAAAGAAGGCGATGTGCTGGCCGATATCGACGGCGAAAAGATAGAAAAGTTCTGGCAATACAGCGATAAGATGCAGGCTGTTTTCGAGCCGATGGTAACGCTGTCATTTCAAAGGCCCGGACAGACCGAGCCTGTAGTATTTAAAGACAGGCTCGAATATATCGCTTATATGGAATATCAGGAGGACGGCACTTTTGTTCCGGCCCAGTTCTGCGGCCTTATACCGAGACTTAAAATTATCAGCATTGAAAAATCAGACGTAAACGAAATACTGCACAAGGGAGATGTCATCGTACAGATCGAGGATGTTCCCAATCCTACTTATAAGGAATTGCGGCAGGCGACGGTCGCTAATCTGGGAGAAGAACTCAGTATGGTGGTTTTGCGGGATAACGAACTTGTCGAAGCAAAAGTAACGCCCAGAGACGAGCAGGGCAGAGCTGTTATCGGGATTGGCGTCGGGCTGGATGTGAATAGTCCCGTCATAGCATCTGCGGCGGATATGAATTCGCCGGTGTTTACCAATTTGCCCAGAGGTGCGGAAATAGTTACTATCGCCGGTGAGAAAGTTAATAATTATTTCGATATCGTCGCGGTACTCGAAAAGAACAGGGGCAAAACCGTAAAAGTTGACTACAGCAGCGTAATCAATGACGGCGATATTCGTTTGGCAGTGCCGAGCGAAGGCGACTTATATGCTGTCAGGGGCTTAACTTTTTACGATATACCGTTTAAGCCGATGACGAAACTTTTCAGGGCGGCGGGAAAGGCTGACGCGCTGAAAATGGGAGCGAGAAAAACAGTTGAGTTTATCGCCCAGACGTATATGACAATCAAAGGCCTGATTATAGGCGACGTAAGTCCAAAGAGCCTTATGGGGCCGGTGGGTATGATTGCGGCAAGTTCGAAAATTATAGCCGATAAAGATTATATTCAGTATATACACTTTATGGGAATTATCAGCGCCTGTCTTGCGGTGATGAATTTTCTTCCGCTGCCGATACTGGACGGCGGACTTGTCGTACTGCTGATAATCGAGAAAATCAAAGGCTCGCCTGTACATTCGAAAGTGCAGGAAGGGCTGGTTTATATCGGGCTTGCGCTTATAGGCGCCTTGTTTATAATGATTACATATAACGATATTATCAGGGTGTTCTTCAGCAGATAG
- a CDS encoding 1-deoxy-D-xylulose-5-phosphate reductoisomerase, which yields MKKIAILGSTGSIGRNALRVIEALGADYKVVALTAHNNVELLAEQVKKFRPSIAVVTNPEKVDNFKKLLDEPRGLKPTLHGTEIHSGNSGLSIAASNENVDVVIAAVVGAAGLEAILAAAKAGKTLAIANKEPLVIAGALLTKVAKQNNAKILPVDSEHSAVFQALQAGNSSEVNRIILTASGGPFRGATKEQIQNATIEQALAHPTWNMGKKITIDSATMMNKALEIIEAKWLFDVPVEKIEVLVHPESIVHSMVEFVDGSVIAQMSGPDMCLPIQYALTFPHRVRGITKHLRLEEIGNLTFEKPDMEVFKALKIGYEVAKTNGTAAAVFNAANEAAVKEFLEGKIKFVNIVELIEHCLDKHKVKTEASLEDLISADNWARNEVKECLNKVI from the coding sequence ATAAAGAAAATAGCGATACTCGGTTCGACAGGTTCGATAGGCAGAAACGCCTTGCGCGTTATAGAAGCTCTCGGCGCCGATTATAAGGTCGTCGCTCTTACGGCTCACAATAATGTCGAACTGCTGGCCGAGCAGGTTAAAAAATTCAGGCCTTCAATCGCAGTTGTTACCAATCCGGAGAAAGTAGATAATTTCAAAAAACTACTGGATGAACCGCGTGGGCTAAAGCCCACCCTACACGGCACAGAAATACATTCCGGCAACAGCGGTCTTTCAATCGCGGCTTCAAATGAAAATGTCGATGTCGTAATAGCTGCGGTTGTCGGAGCGGCGGGACTTGAGGCTATTTTAGCGGCTGCAAAAGCGGGCAAGACTCTTGCCATCGCCAATAAAGAGCCGCTTGTTATAGCCGGAGCGCTTTTGACAAAGGTCGCCAAACAGAATAACGCTAAAATATTACCCGTTGACAGTGAACACTCGGCGGTCTTCCAGGCATTACAGGCTGGAAACTCCAGCGAGGTTAACAGGATAATCCTGACGGCAAGCGGGGGGCCGTTCAGAGGCGCAACGAAAGAACAGATTCAAAACGCGACAATCGAACAGGCACTTGCTCATCCGACGTGGAATATGGGCAAAAAAATAACAATAGACTCGGCCACAATGATGAACAAGGCTCTTGAGATAATCGAAGCGAAATGGCTGTTCGATGTGCCGGTAGAAAAAATCGAAGTGCTTGTCCATCCGGAATCGATAGTTCATTCGATGGTTGAATTCGTCGACGGTTCTGTAATAGCGCAGATGTCTGGGCCGGACATGTGCCTGCCGATTCAGTACGCACTGACGTTTCCGCACAGGGTCAGGGGAATAACGAAACATCTGCGGCTGGAAGAGATAGGGAATCTTACTTTCGAGAAACCCGACATGGAAGTCTTTAAAGCCCTGAAAATCGGTTACGAGGTCGCAAAGACCAACGGTACGGCCGCAGCGGTATTTAACGCGGCAAATGAAGCTGCGGTCAAAGAATTTCTGGAAGGAAAGATAAAATTTGTTAATATAGTCGAACTTATAGAACATTGTCTCGATAAACATAAAGTCAAAACAGAAGCGAGCCTGGAAGATTTGATTTCAGCGGATAACTGGGCAAGAAATGAGGTTAAAGAATGTCTGAACAAAGTAATTTAA
- a CDS encoding PocR ligand-binding domain-containing protein: MENSLLTKKDFTRIETAFRGNFGLSIETTDLQGRNLSDVCSKDCHPEFCKIVRNSPAGLKRCLQDRLRSMKMAFETGQPYISICHAGIVLACVPAMDREKPLGGIFFGKCLWDKPDETVIEDIDKRLKGIRINRTKLKQSVMKLPVLAGRKIHEAAEFLFVLFYEVTNLDPYVMQWRRQRSQQQSEIGELIREHKEITGAGQYPLDSEKQLMDKVKIGDRMGAREVLNMILAKIMLKDPGDLSVLKARMLELLSVLSRSAVEGGVDINFLLEKNLDYMNKVLQIDNQQDLCVWITNALNDFIELVYSIQDKKRVSQIKPSIDYIQQHYVEPLSLDEIAHSAHLSVSRLSHIFKEQTGMTVIDYLTNVRIEHAKELLISTNKNCTEICFDAGYNNQSYFTRTFKEIVGVTPRLFRDMNRRK, translated from the coding sequence ATGGAAAATTCATTACTTACAAAAAAGGATTTTACACGGATAGAAACTGCCTTTCGCGGCAATTTCGGATTGTCTATCGAAACGACCGATTTGCAGGGCAGAAATCTGTCCGATGTATGCAGCAAAGATTGTCATCCTGAATTCTGCAAAATAGTCCGCAACAGCCCGGCCGGTTTGAAACGCTGCCTGCAGGACAGACTCAGGAGTATGAAGATGGCATTCGAGACCGGCCAGCCATATATAAGCATCTGCCATGCCGGGATTGTTCTTGCCTGTGTGCCCGCTATGGACAGGGAGAAACCTTTGGGCGGAATATTCTTCGGCAAATGTCTCTGGGATAAGCCTGATGAGACAGTAATTGAAGATATCGACAAACGCCTCAAAGGCATACGCATTAACAGGACAAAACTGAAACAGTCGGTAATGAAGCTGCCTGTTTTGGCGGGCAGGAAAATTCATGAAGCGGCGGAATTTTTGTTCGTTCTTTTTTATGAAGTTACCAACCTTGACCCGTATGTTATGCAATGGCGAAGACAGAGAAGTCAGCAGCAGTCGGAAATAGGCGAACTGATACGCGAGCATAAGGAAATAACAGGGGCGGGTCAATATCCGCTCGATTCTGAAAAGCAGCTTATGGATAAGGTCAAAATCGGCGACCGGATGGGCGCAAGAGAAGTCCTTAATATGATACTGGCAAAGATTATGCTCAAGGACCCGGGAGACCTTTCGGTTCTCAAGGCGAGAATGCTCGAACTGCTGAGCGTCCTGAGCAGAAGCGCGGTGGAAGGCGGAGTCGATATAAACTTTCTGCTGGAAAAGAACCTCGATTATATGAATAAGGTTCTGCAGATAGATAATCAGCAGGACTTGTGCGTCTGGATAACCAACGCTTTGAACGATTTTATCGAACTTGTTTATTCCATACAGGACAAGAAAAGAGTTTCGCAGATAAAACCGTCGATAGATTATATTCAGCAGCATTATGTTGAGCCGCTCTCTCTCGATGAGATTGCACACAGCGCCCATTTGAGCGTTTCGCGTCTGAGTCATATCTTCAAGGAACAAACCGGTATGACAGTAATAGATTATCTGACAAACGTTCGCATTGAACACGCGAAAGAACTTTTAATTTCCACTAATAAGAACTGTACCGAAATATGCTTCGATGCCGGCTATAACAACCAGAGTTATTTTACGCGGACATTCAAGGAAATCGTCGGCGTTACTCCCAGACTGTTCAGGGATATGAACAGAAGAAAATAA